A window from Cydia pomonella isolate Wapato2018A chromosome 8, ilCydPomo1, whole genome shotgun sequence encodes these proteins:
- the LOC133520837 gene encoding angiotensin-converting enzyme-like isoform X2, which produces MSKLKTMLKIGGGAVLIAAIVAVFVVATQGRDPDLEASEHEGREYILQLDKAAGERRNRATKAEWAYTSNITKENEDQKIQTQLEISKLEKLAWEETKMYKWQDFQDVTLRRMFKKYSQLGVAALPDDKYKMLMKSVSDMESNYATSKICSYKDATKCDLSLEPDITEIFAKSQNVSELEHTWVEWHKAAGARAKDNFTQYVRLSNEAAKLNGYKDVAEWWQSDYEVNDFEAQLEKLWNDVKPLYQQLHAYVRKQLRDKYGPEVVSARGPIPAHLLGNMWAQTWNNIESFTRPYPDKKEIDITQAMKDQNYTALKMFQMSDSFFRSLKLTPMPEKFWKNSIIEKPTDRDIVCHASAWDFYDGEDFRIKMCTTVDSGMFRTVHHEMGHVQYYLQYVNQPAVFRAGANPGFHEAVGDTIALSVSSPKHLRSVGLINKNDTEDEQTEINQLYKMSIDKVVFLPFAYTLDLFRYGVFRGTTTPENYNCHYWRLREKLQGVEPPVTRTEEDFDAAAKYHVSADVEYARYFVSFIIQFQFHRALCELAGEYSATKKLVDCDIVDSVAAGNALSNMLKMGSSHPWPDAMEALTGQREMKADGLLEYFKPLHEWLQKENERTGEYVGWESSKIQYCTAEQQAALQSEQKEDHST; this is translated from the exons ACGATGTTGAAAATCGGCGGCGGAGCTGTGCTAATCGCGGCGATAGTGGCTGTGTTCGTGGTGGCCACACAAGGAAGGGACCCAGACCTGGAGGCTTCAGAGCATGAAGGAAGAGAATATATCCTGCAGCTGGACAAAGCTGCTGGAGAGAGGAGAAATAGAGCCACCAAAGCTGAATGGGCTTACACGTCTAACATAACTAAGGAAAATGAAGATCAGAAG ATACAAACCCAACTAGAGATCTCAAAACTAGAGAAGTTAGCATGGGAAGAAACGAAGATGTACAAGTGGCAGGACTTCCAAGATGTGACATTAAGGAGAATGTTcaagaagtacagtcagctaggAGTTGCAGCGTTGCCTGACGACAAGTACAAGATGCTGATGAAGTCAGTTTCAGACATGGAGTCGAACTATGCGACGTCGAAGATTTGCTCGTACAAGGATGCGACTAAGTGTGATTTGTCGTTGGAACCTG ATATAACAGAAATCTTCGCAAAGAGCCAGAACGTGTCCGAGCTGGAACACACCTGGGTGGAGTGGCACAAGGCAGCCGGCGCCCGCGCAAAGGATAACTTCACTCAATACGTGAGGCTGAGCAATGAGGCTGCCAAACTCAATG GTTACAAAGACGTAGCAGAATGGTGGCAGTCTGACTATGAAGTAAACGACTTCGAAGCGCAGCTGGAGAAGCTGTGGAACGACGTGAAGCCCCTCTACCAGCAGCTGCACGCCTACGTCCGGAAGCAGTTGAGGGACAAGTACGGGCCTGAGGTGGTGTCCGCTAGGGGACCTATTCCGGCGCACTTATTGG GTAATATGTGGGCTCAAACCTGGAACAACATAGAATCATTCACACGCCCATACCCAGACAAGAAAGAAATAGACATCACACAAGCAATGAAGGATCAGAACTACACAGCGCTCAAAATGTTCCAGATGTCAGACAGTTTCTTCAGGTCATTGAAGCTTACCCCAATGCCGGAGAAATTCTGGAAGAATTCTATAATAGAGAAGCCTACTGATAGGGATATCGTTTGCCATGCTTCTGCTTGGGACTTTTATGACGGTGAAGATTTCAG GATCAAAATGTGCACGACAGTCGATTCTGGGATGTTCAGAACGGTCCACCATGAGATGGGTCATGTGCAGTATTACCTGCAGTATGTGAATCAGCCGGCTGTGTTCAGAGCGGGCGCAAATCCAG GTTTCCACGAAGCTGTGGGTGACACGATAGCCCTGTCGGTGTCTTCACCAAAACACTTGCGAAGCGTTGGACTTATCAACAAGAACGACACAGAAGACGAGCAGACTGAGATCAATCAGCTGTATAAAATG AGTATAGACAAAGTAGTCTTTCTACCTTTCGCTTACACCCTGGACCTGTTCCGCTACGGGGTCTTCCGTGGAACCACCACCCCTGAGAATTATAACTGCCACTACTGGAGATTAAGAGAGAAATTACAAGGAGTGGAACCTCCAGTCACGAGAACTGAAGAGGACTTTGATGCTGCTGCTAAATATCATGTATCTGCTGATGTTGAGTATGCTAG GTATTTCGTGTCCTTCATCATCCAATTCCAATTTCACCGAGCGTTGTGCGAGCTCGCAGGAGAATATTCAGCCACGAAGAAACTAGTCGACTGCGATATTGTAGACAGCGTTGCTGCTGGAAATGCACTATC AAACATGCTCAAAATGGGTTCCTCGCACCCCTGGCCCGACGCGATGGAGGCGCTGACGGGCCAGAGGGAGATGAAGGCGGACGGGCTGCTCGAGTACTTCAAGCCGCTGCACGAGTGGCTGCAGAAGGAAAACGAGAGGACCGGCGAGTACGTCGGCTGGGAGTCTAGCAAGATTC AATACTGCACTGCAGAGCAACAGGCAGCGCTACAGTCAGAGCAAAAAGAAGATCATAGCACGTGA
- the LOC133520837 gene encoding angiotensin-converting enzyme-like isoform X1 → MSKLKTMLKIGGGAVLIAAIVAVFVVATQGRDPDLEASEHEGREYILQLDKAAGERRNRATKAEWAYTSNITKENEDQKIQTQLEISKLEKLAWEETKMYKWQDFQDVTLRRMFKKYSQLGVAALPDDKYKMLMKSVSDMESNYATSKICSYKDATKCDLSLEPDITEIFAKSQNVSELEHTWVEWHKAAGARAKDNFTQYVRLSNEAAKLNGYKDVAEWWQSDYEVNDFEAQLEKLWNDVKPLYQQLHAYVRKQLRDKYGPEVVSARGPIPAHLLGNMWAQTWNNIESFTRPYPDKKEIDITQAMKDQNYTALKMFQMSDSFFRSLKLTPMPEKFWKNSIIEKPTDRDIVCHASAWDFYDGEDFRIKQCTTVDYEYFQTTHHEMGHIQYFLQYKHQPVVFRDGANPGFHEAVGDTIALSVSSPKHLRSVGLINKNDTEDEQTEINQLYKMSIDKVVFLPFAYTLDLFRYGVFRGTTTPENYNCHYWRLREKLQGVEPPVTRTEEDFDAAAKYHVSADVEYARYFVSFIIQFQFHRALCELAGEYSATKKLVDCDIVDSVAAGNALSNMLKMGSSHPWPDAMEALTGQREMKADGLLEYFKPLHEWLQKENERTGEYVGWESSKIQYCTAEQQAALQSEQKEDHST, encoded by the exons ACGATGTTGAAAATCGGCGGCGGAGCTGTGCTAATCGCGGCGATAGTGGCTGTGTTCGTGGTGGCCACACAAGGAAGGGACCCAGACCTGGAGGCTTCAGAGCATGAAGGAAGAGAATATATCCTGCAGCTGGACAAAGCTGCTGGAGAGAGGAGAAATAGAGCCACCAAAGCTGAATGGGCTTACACGTCTAACATAACTAAGGAAAATGAAGATCAGAAG ATACAAACCCAACTAGAGATCTCAAAACTAGAGAAGTTAGCATGGGAAGAAACGAAGATGTACAAGTGGCAGGACTTCCAAGATGTGACATTAAGGAGAATGTTcaagaagtacagtcagctaggAGTTGCAGCGTTGCCTGACGACAAGTACAAGATGCTGATGAAGTCAGTTTCAGACATGGAGTCGAACTATGCGACGTCGAAGATTTGCTCGTACAAGGATGCGACTAAGTGTGATTTGTCGTTGGAACCTG ATATAACAGAAATCTTCGCAAAGAGCCAGAACGTGTCCGAGCTGGAACACACCTGGGTGGAGTGGCACAAGGCAGCCGGCGCCCGCGCAAAGGATAACTTCACTCAATACGTGAGGCTGAGCAATGAGGCTGCCAAACTCAATG GTTACAAAGACGTAGCAGAATGGTGGCAGTCTGACTATGAAGTAAACGACTTCGAAGCGCAGCTGGAGAAGCTGTGGAACGACGTGAAGCCCCTCTACCAGCAGCTGCACGCCTACGTCCGGAAGCAGTTGAGGGACAAGTACGGGCCTGAGGTGGTGTCCGCTAGGGGACCTATTCCGGCGCACTTATTGG GTAATATGTGGGCTCAAACCTGGAACAACATAGAATCATTCACACGCCCATACCCAGACAAGAAAGAAATAGACATCACACAAGCAATGAAGGATCAGAACTACACAGCGCTCAAAATGTTCCAGATGTCAGACAGTTTCTTCAGGTCATTGAAGCTTACCCCAATGCCGGAGAAATTCTGGAAGAATTCTATAATAGAGAAGCCTACTGATAGGGATATCGTTTGCCATGCTTCTGCTTGGGACTTTTATGACGGTGAAGATTTCAG GATCAAGCAGTGCACAACAGTAGATTACGAATATTTCCAAACAACACACCACGAAATGGGTCACATTCAGTACTTTCTTCAATACAAACATCAACCGGTTGTATTTCGTGACGGAGCTAACCCAG GTTTCCACGAAGCTGTGGGTGACACGATAGCCCTGTCGGTGTCTTCACCAAAACACTTGCGAAGCGTTGGACTTATCAACAAGAACGACACAGAAGACGAGCAGACTGAGATCAATCAGCTGTATAAAATG AGTATAGACAAAGTAGTCTTTCTACCTTTCGCTTACACCCTGGACCTGTTCCGCTACGGGGTCTTCCGTGGAACCACCACCCCTGAGAATTATAACTGCCACTACTGGAGATTAAGAGAGAAATTACAAGGAGTGGAACCTCCAGTCACGAGAACTGAAGAGGACTTTGATGCTGCTGCTAAATATCATGTATCTGCTGATGTTGAGTATGCTAG GTATTTCGTGTCCTTCATCATCCAATTCCAATTTCACCGAGCGTTGTGCGAGCTCGCAGGAGAATATTCAGCCACGAAGAAACTAGTCGACTGCGATATTGTAGACAGCGTTGCTGCTGGAAATGCACTATC AAACATGCTCAAAATGGGTTCCTCGCACCCCTGGCCCGACGCGATGGAGGCGCTGACGGGCCAGAGGGAGATGAAGGCGGACGGGCTGCTCGAGTACTTCAAGCCGCTGCACGAGTGGCTGCAGAAGGAAAACGAGAGGACCGGCGAGTACGTCGGCTGGGAGTCTAGCAAGATTC AATACTGCACTGCAGAGCAACAGGCAGCGCTACAGTCAGAGCAAAAAGAAGATCATAGCACGTGA
- the LOC133520837 gene encoding angiotensin-converting enzyme-like isoform X3 produces the protein MLKIGGGAVLIAAIVAVFVVATQGRDPDLEASEHEGREYILQLDKAAGERRNRATKAEWAYTSNITKENEDQKIQTQLEISKLEKLAWEETKMYKWQDFQDVTLRRMFKKYSQLGVAALPDDKYKMLMKSVSDMESNYATSKICSYKDATKCDLSLEPDITEIFAKSQNVSELEHTWVEWHKAAGARAKDNFTQYVRLSNEAAKLNGYKDVAEWWQSDYEVNDFEAQLEKLWNDVKPLYQQLHAYVRKQLRDKYGPEVVSARGPIPAHLLGNMWAQTWNNIESFTRPYPDKKEIDITQAMKDQNYTALKMFQMSDSFFRSLKLTPMPEKFWKNSIIEKPTDRDIVCHASAWDFYDGEDFRIKQCTTVDYEYFQTTHHEMGHIQYFLQYKHQPVVFRDGANPGFHEAVGDTIALSVSSPKHLRSVGLINKNDTEDEQTEINQLYKMSIDKVVFLPFAYTLDLFRYGVFRGTTTPENYNCHYWRLREKLQGVEPPVTRTEEDFDAAAKYHVSADVEYARYFVSFIIQFQFHRALCELAGEYSATKKLVDCDIVDSVAAGNALSNMLKMGSSHPWPDAMEALTGQREMKADGLLEYFKPLHEWLQKENERTGEYVGWESSKIQYCTAEQQAALQSEQKEDHST, from the exons ATGTTGAAAATCGGCGGCGGAGCTGTGCTAATCGCGGCGATAGTGGCTGTGTTCGTGGTGGCCACACAAGGAAGGGACCCAGACCTGGAGGCTTCAGAGCATGAAGGAAGAGAATATATCCTGCAGCTGGACAAAGCTGCTGGAGAGAGGAGAAATAGAGCCACCAAAGCTGAATGGGCTTACACGTCTAACATAACTAAGGAAAATGAAGATCAGAAG ATACAAACCCAACTAGAGATCTCAAAACTAGAGAAGTTAGCATGGGAAGAAACGAAGATGTACAAGTGGCAGGACTTCCAAGATGTGACATTAAGGAGAATGTTcaagaagtacagtcagctaggAGTTGCAGCGTTGCCTGACGACAAGTACAAGATGCTGATGAAGTCAGTTTCAGACATGGAGTCGAACTATGCGACGTCGAAGATTTGCTCGTACAAGGATGCGACTAAGTGTGATTTGTCGTTGGAACCTG ATATAACAGAAATCTTCGCAAAGAGCCAGAACGTGTCCGAGCTGGAACACACCTGGGTGGAGTGGCACAAGGCAGCCGGCGCCCGCGCAAAGGATAACTTCACTCAATACGTGAGGCTGAGCAATGAGGCTGCCAAACTCAATG GTTACAAAGACGTAGCAGAATGGTGGCAGTCTGACTATGAAGTAAACGACTTCGAAGCGCAGCTGGAGAAGCTGTGGAACGACGTGAAGCCCCTCTACCAGCAGCTGCACGCCTACGTCCGGAAGCAGTTGAGGGACAAGTACGGGCCTGAGGTGGTGTCCGCTAGGGGACCTATTCCGGCGCACTTATTGG GTAATATGTGGGCTCAAACCTGGAACAACATAGAATCATTCACACGCCCATACCCAGACAAGAAAGAAATAGACATCACACAAGCAATGAAGGATCAGAACTACACAGCGCTCAAAATGTTCCAGATGTCAGACAGTTTCTTCAGGTCATTGAAGCTTACCCCAATGCCGGAGAAATTCTGGAAGAATTCTATAATAGAGAAGCCTACTGATAGGGATATCGTTTGCCATGCTTCTGCTTGGGACTTTTATGACGGTGAAGATTTCAG GATCAAGCAGTGCACAACAGTAGATTACGAATATTTCCAAACAACACACCACGAAATGGGTCACATTCAGTACTTTCTTCAATACAAACATCAACCGGTTGTATTTCGTGACGGAGCTAACCCAG GTTTCCACGAAGCTGTGGGTGACACGATAGCCCTGTCGGTGTCTTCACCAAAACACTTGCGAAGCGTTGGACTTATCAACAAGAACGACACAGAAGACGAGCAGACTGAGATCAATCAGCTGTATAAAATG AGTATAGACAAAGTAGTCTTTCTACCTTTCGCTTACACCCTGGACCTGTTCCGCTACGGGGTCTTCCGTGGAACCACCACCCCTGAGAATTATAACTGCCACTACTGGAGATTAAGAGAGAAATTACAAGGAGTGGAACCTCCAGTCACGAGAACTGAAGAGGACTTTGATGCTGCTGCTAAATATCATGTATCTGCTGATGTTGAGTATGCTAG GTATTTCGTGTCCTTCATCATCCAATTCCAATTTCACCGAGCGTTGTGCGAGCTCGCAGGAGAATATTCAGCCACGAAGAAACTAGTCGACTGCGATATTGTAGACAGCGTTGCTGCTGGAAATGCACTATC AAACATGCTCAAAATGGGTTCCTCGCACCCCTGGCCCGACGCGATGGAGGCGCTGACGGGCCAGAGGGAGATGAAGGCGGACGGGCTGCTCGAGTACTTCAAGCCGCTGCACGAGTGGCTGCAGAAGGAAAACGAGAGGACCGGCGAGTACGTCGGCTGGGAGTCTAGCAAGATTC AATACTGCACTGCAGAGCAACAGGCAGCGCTACAGTCAGAGCAAAAAGAAGATCATAGCACGTGA